A region of Streptomyces halobius DNA encodes the following proteins:
- a CDS encoding alpha/beta hydrolase, with protein MPSPRPRPPLTPPSAPRRPIRRTTLLCLALAAALTTAIPLPATSYAAATPSLDFGPCPASVPAPAPPAHVECGSLAVPLDHDRPHGERIHLAVSRVRAAGTPSEHRGVLLVNPGGPGGSGLGYAVTKRAKLPEPVRRAYDIIGFDPRGTGRSAPANCGPMGGLFNTPGPDPVPRDSPAERAFLDGLRQLAADCAEGVGTALPHLSTVQTAHDMDTLRAALGEPTIGFLGVSYGSYLGAAYAAAHPHRVGKMVLDSVVGPWDWHDFDVRQARALLRQRDDLFRWLARDPARYGLGATPQAVRASYTRVRNGLAAHPAGRTPTRTDSDGGFGPAEFDRAVYRALGRTERWAGLGDGLRRYLRDGSADGLRPDEDFAGPASRTYEAANRTVKCADGPGPRPARVLTDIRALRRLDPLPVLTGLEADACAYWKRQPEQRTPLGSPQAPPVLLVASDHDPITPIEGAHALRRTLPGSRLITLHNDYSHGVFASRGNACVDDTVAKYLLDGVVPTGDVGCAGAGVP; from the coding sequence ATGCCCTCCCCACGCCCCCGACCTCCCCTGACACCCCCGTCCGCACCACGCCGGCCCATACGCCGAACCACACTGCTCTGCCTGGCACTTGCCGCAGCACTCACCACGGCCATCCCACTCCCGGCGACCTCCTACGCGGCGGCCACCCCATCCCTGGACTTCGGCCCCTGTCCCGCCTCCGTGCCGGCCCCCGCCCCGCCCGCCCACGTCGAATGCGGCTCACTCGCCGTACCCCTCGACCACGACCGCCCCCACGGCGAACGGATACACCTCGCCGTCTCCCGCGTCCGGGCCGCCGGAACCCCGTCCGAGCACCGCGGCGTCCTCCTGGTCAACCCCGGCGGACCCGGCGGCTCCGGACTCGGCTACGCCGTCACCAAGCGCGCCAAACTCCCCGAACCCGTACGCCGCGCGTACGACATCATCGGCTTTGACCCCCGCGGCACCGGCCGCAGCGCCCCCGCCAACTGCGGCCCCATGGGCGGCCTCTTCAACACCCCCGGCCCCGACCCGGTCCCGCGCGACAGCCCCGCGGAACGCGCCTTTCTGGACGGGCTTCGCCAACTCGCCGCCGACTGTGCCGAAGGCGTCGGCACCGCACTGCCCCACCTCTCCACCGTGCAGACCGCACACGACATGGACACCCTGCGCGCCGCCCTCGGCGAACCCACCATCGGCTTCCTCGGCGTCAGTTACGGCAGCTACCTCGGCGCCGCCTACGCCGCCGCCCACCCCCATCGCGTCGGCAAGATGGTCCTGGACAGCGTCGTCGGCCCCTGGGACTGGCACGACTTCGACGTCCGGCAGGCCCGCGCACTCCTACGGCAGCGCGACGACCTCTTCCGTTGGCTGGCCCGCGACCCCGCCCGCTACGGCCTCGGAGCCACCCCGCAGGCCGTCCGCGCCTCGTACACACGCGTACGCAACGGACTCGCCGCCCACCCCGCTGGCCGGACCCCCACCCGGACGGACTCTGACGGAGGCTTCGGTCCCGCCGAATTCGACCGCGCCGTCTACCGCGCCCTCGGACGGACCGAACGGTGGGCGGGCCTCGGCGACGGGCTGCGCCGCTATCTCCGCGACGGCTCCGCCGACGGGCTGCGCCCGGACGAGGACTTCGCCGGTCCCGCGTCACGGACCTACGAAGCCGCCAACCGCACCGTCAAATGCGCCGACGGCCCCGGCCCCCGGCCCGCCCGGGTCCTCACCGACATCCGGGCACTGCGCCGGCTCGACCCGCTGCCCGTACTCACCGGCCTGGAAGCCGACGCCTGCGCCTACTGGAAGCGGCAGCCCGAACAACGCACCCCACTCGGCAGCCCCCAGGCACCCCCGGTCCTGCTCGTCGCCTCCGACCACGACCCCATCACCCCCATCGAGGGCGCCCACGCCCTGCGCCGCACGCTGCCGGGCTCACGACTGATCACGCTGCACAACGACTACTCACACGGCGTCTTCGCCAGCCGGGGGAACGCCTGCGTGGACGACACGGTGGCGAAGTACCTCCTCGACGGGGTCGTACCGACGGGGGATGTGGGGTGTGCGGGGGCGGGGGTGCCGTAG
- a CDS encoding Rossmann-like domain-containing protein, producing the protein MTPLIRAEAAPAPQVSARLTGWKTLDSLQQGVREGVLGPDPRGLRVSTAFATSQAVRHDGRGSGYRNEVLSLRLGAAVGSCAAEPGALPAGAVEEAVGADVATLLGHPLQVVRIAALDAYLMHIAPHTPEHGARPVALPAGSSLEKSRARARAVVELLDGCGLPPGGRVLVVGVVNSLLEELRSRGLRYLPCDLKGGETEWGEPVETDALAALGRCDAVLASGMTLGNGTFEPLRARAAADGRPLVLFAQTGSAVLPRFLGAGVHAVCAEPYPFFWLDGGPGTIHHYADRHGAAR; encoded by the coding sequence ATGACCCCTCTCATACGGGCCGAGGCAGCCCCGGCCCCGCAGGTATCGGCCCGCCTCACCGGCTGGAAGACTCTCGATTCCCTCCAACAGGGCGTACGAGAGGGCGTGTTGGGGCCGGATCCCCGAGGTCTTCGCGTCTCCACCGCCTTCGCCACCAGCCAGGCCGTACGCCACGACGGGCGGGGCAGCGGCTATCGCAATGAGGTGCTCAGCCTGCGCCTCGGCGCGGCCGTAGGGTCATGTGCCGCCGAGCCCGGTGCGCTGCCGGCGGGCGCCGTCGAGGAGGCGGTCGGCGCGGACGTGGCCACGCTGCTCGGGCACCCGCTCCAGGTGGTGCGGATCGCCGCCCTCGACGCGTATCTGATGCATATCGCGCCGCACACGCCCGAGCACGGCGCGCGGCCCGTGGCGCTGCCCGCCGGGTCGTCGCTGGAGAAGTCCCGGGCGCGGGCGCGCGCCGTGGTGGAGCTGCTGGACGGCTGCGGGCTGCCGCCCGGCGGCCGGGTGCTGGTCGTGGGTGTCGTCAACTCTCTTTTGGAGGAGCTGCGTTCGCGGGGTCTGCGGTATCTGCCGTGCGATCTCAAGGGCGGTGAGACGGAGTGGGGCGAGCCGGTGGAGACCGATGCGCTGGCCGCACTGGGGCGCTGTGACGCGGTGCTCGCCTCCGGGATGACGCTCGGCAACGGGACCTTCGAGCCGCTGCGCGCACGGGCCGCGGCCGACGGGCGGCCGCTGGTGCTGTTCGCGCAGACCGGCAGCGCGGTGCTGCCCCGCTTCCTGGGGGCGGGCGTGCACGCCGTGTGCGCCGAGCCGTATCCGTTCTTCTGGCTGGACGGCGGGCCCGGCACCATCCACCACTACGCAGACCGCCACGGAGCCGCCCGATGA
- a CDS encoding S-methyl-5'-thioadenosine phosphorylase, translated as MADAEIGVIGGSGFYSFLDDVTEITVDTPYGSPSDSLFLGEVAGRQVAFLPRHGRRHHLPPHRINYRANLWALRSVGVRQVLGPCAVGSLRPEYGPGTLLVPDQLVDRTKARPQTYFDGEPLPDGSVPNVVHLTFADPYCPTGRRAALQASRDRDWEPVDGGTLVVIEGPRFSTRAESRWHAAQGWSVVGMTGHPEAVLARELGLCYTSLTLVTDLDAGAETGDGVSHREVLTVFGRNVGRLREVLFDAVAALPDSTARDCLCADAHEGWELGIELP; from the coding sequence ATGGCTGACGCGGAGATTGGCGTTATCGGCGGGTCGGGTTTCTACTCCTTCCTCGACGACGTGACCGAGATCACGGTGGACACCCCCTACGGGAGCCCCAGCGACTCGCTCTTCCTCGGGGAGGTCGCGGGCCGCCAGGTCGCTTTCCTGCCGCGGCACGGCCGCCGGCACCACCTCCCGCCGCACCGGATCAACTACCGCGCCAACCTCTGGGCACTGCGCTCGGTCGGCGTCCGCCAGGTGCTCGGCCCCTGCGCAGTGGGCAGCCTGCGCCCCGAATACGGCCCCGGAACGCTCCTCGTACCGGACCAGCTCGTGGACCGTACGAAGGCCCGCCCGCAGACCTACTTCGACGGCGAGCCACTGCCCGACGGCAGCGTCCCCAACGTCGTCCATCTGACCTTCGCCGACCCGTACTGCCCCACCGGCCGCCGGGCCGCGCTGCAGGCGTCCCGGGACCGCGACTGGGAGCCGGTCGACGGCGGCACCCTCGTCGTCATCGAGGGCCCGCGCTTCTCGACCCGCGCGGAGTCGCGCTGGCACGCCGCGCAGGGCTGGTCCGTGGTCGGCATGACCGGCCACCCCGAGGCCGTCCTGGCCCGTGAACTGGGCCTGTGCTACACGTCGTTGACGCTGGTCACGGACCTGGACGCGGGCGCCGAGACCGGCGACGGGGTCTCCCACCGGGAAGTCCTCACGGTCTTCGGACGGAACGTCGGCCGGCTCCGCGAGGTGCTGTTCGACGCGGTGGCCGCGCTGCCGGACAGCACGGCACGGGACTGCTTGTGTGCGGATGCGCACGAGGGCTGGGAGTTGGGGATCGAGCTGCCTTGA
- a CDS encoding mandelate racemase/muconate lactonizing enzyme family protein has protein sequence MKTTVRTTRLELAEPLRISRSTMAARDAVWISVEKGGLRGHGEVVASAFFGLDARTLVRLLRDAAAAVERCGDPETALGALRAGELAGPGTPPAVTAAVESALLDLVGKRAGAAVHQLLGSLTPPSAATARTIGITTPERAAVLAHSLAEAGFTLIKAKAGAADPEEDLARIRVIREYAPHARVLLDPNGAWSVAQAEQLLPRYAELGVEAVEQPLAPGSPEALAALAAGSPLPLIADEDAVSYEDARRLAGRVQGVNVKLAKCGGVHAALRIAELLAGSGTDLMLGCLTASTLGIAPAVHLADRARWVDLDGHLLLSRDPWTGIGGADGTVRADDRLGLGIRPSTGGSPAATAASTMTVPSERLRRADLA, from the coding sequence ATGAAGACCACCGTGCGTACCACGCGCCTCGAACTCGCCGAGCCGCTGCGGATCTCGCGCAGCACGATGGCGGCCCGCGACGCGGTCTGGATCAGTGTCGAGAAAGGCGGGCTGCGCGGCCACGGCGAGGTGGTGGCCAGCGCCTTCTTCGGGCTGGACGCCCGGACGCTGGTGCGGCTGCTGCGCGACGCCGCGGCCGCGGTCGAACGGTGCGGCGACCCGGAGACCGCGCTGGGCGCCCTGCGCGCGGGTGAGCTGGCCGGGCCCGGTACGCCGCCCGCGGTGACCGCCGCGGTCGAGTCGGCGCTGCTCGACCTTGTCGGCAAGCGCGCCGGGGCCGCCGTCCACCAGCTGCTGGGGTCGCTCACCCCGCCGTCCGCCGCGACCGCCCGCACCATCGGGATCACCACCCCGGAGCGCGCCGCGGTCCTCGCGCACAGTCTCGCCGAGGCCGGTTTCACCCTCATCAAGGCCAAGGCGGGCGCCGCCGATCCCGAGGAGGACCTGGCACGGATACGGGTGATCCGTGAATACGCCCCGCACGCCCGGGTGTTGCTCGACCCGAACGGCGCCTGGAGCGTCGCACAGGCCGAACAGCTGCTGCCCCGGTATGCCGAGCTGGGCGTCGAGGCCGTCGAACAGCCCCTCGCCCCCGGAAGCCCGGAGGCGCTGGCCGCGCTGGCCGCCGGCTCGCCGCTGCCGCTCATCGCCGACGAGGACGCCGTCTCGTACGAGGACGCGCGGCGGCTGGCCGGACGGGTGCAGGGCGTCAACGTCAAGCTCGCCAAGTGCGGCGGGGTCCATGCGGCGCTGCGGATCGCGGAGTTGCTGGCCGGCAGCGGTACGGACCTGATGCTCGGCTGTCTGACCGCCAGCACCCTCGGCATCGCACCCGCCGTCCATCTCGCCGACCGGGCCCGCTGGGTCGACCTGGACGGGCATCTGCTGCTCTCCCGCGACCCGTGGACGGGCATCGGCGGCGCCGACGGCACCGTACGCGCCGACGACCGGCTGGGACTCGGCATCCGGCCCAGCACCGGCGGCTCCCCGGCAGCGACCGCCGCCTCCACCATGACCGTCCCCTCCGAAAGGCTCCGACGTGCAGACCTGGCGTGA
- a CDS encoding class I SAM-dependent DNA methyltransferase produces the protein MTTNPTPTDPARTNPTPTDPARTDPTPINPTCTEPTPTEPTPTNSTPANSTPALGIAVEGNLLTDHPELYEARFPDAEGLAARWAEDTLRRLGAGRRVLDLGCGTGRDAARLQAAGRQVVGADLSGAMLTHARRHHPGPAYTRADLRRFDLGARAFDAIVCLDSSLLYCHTNDELDGLLDSCRRALEPGGLLIAEMRNGAYFLGRTDLLDAPAENAFEWRGTVCRSRTTLWVDRTAQLLRRSRVWSSDDRTAPVEQRSAWRLLLPLELRRFLTAHGFTVLSLYDGPGPRTEPRWQEGDTPGDRTDGDRLHVVARLTSTP, from the coding sequence ATGACGACCAATCCAACTCCCACCGACCCGGCTCGTACCAATCCGACTCCCACCGACCCGGCTCGTACCGACCCAACACCCATCAATCCCACTTGCACCGAACCGACCCCCACAGAACCGACCCCCACCAATTCAACTCCCGCCAATTCAACACCCGCCCTTGGCATAGCCGTTGAGGGAAACCTGCTCACCGACCACCCCGAGCTGTACGAGGCGCGGTTCCCCGACGCCGAGGGGCTGGCCGCCCGCTGGGCCGAGGACACACTGCGGCGCCTCGGCGCCGGGCGGCGGGTGCTCGACCTGGGCTGCGGCACCGGCCGGGACGCGGCGCGGCTGCAGGCGGCGGGCCGCCAGGTGGTGGGCGCTGACCTCTCCGGCGCGATGCTCACACACGCCCGACGGCACCACCCCGGCCCTGCCTACACCCGCGCCGACCTGCGCCGCTTCGATCTCGGTGCGCGCGCCTTCGACGCGATCGTCTGCCTGGACAGCTCCCTGCTGTACTGCCACACCAACGACGAGCTCGACGGGCTGCTGGACTCCTGCCGCCGGGCCCTGGAACCGGGCGGCCTGCTGATCGCCGAGATGCGCAACGGCGCGTATTTCCTGGGCCGTACCGACCTGCTGGACGCGCCGGCGGAGAACGCGTTCGAGTGGCGGGGGACGGTCTGTCGCTCCCGGACCACGCTGTGGGTCGACCGGACGGCTCAGCTGCTGCGCCGCAGCAGGGTGTGGAGCTCCGACGACCGGACCGCGCCAGTGGAGCAGCGCTCTGCATGGCGACTTCTGCTCCCGCTGGAGCTGCGGCGTTTCCTCACCGCACATGGCTTCACCGTCCTCTCGCTGTACGACGGGCCGGGGCCGCGTACCGAGCCCCGCTGGCAGGAGGGCGACACGCCCGGCGACCGGACCGACGGCGACCGTCTGCATGTCGTCGCACGCCTGACCTCCACCCCTTAG
- a CDS encoding ATP-grasp domain-containing protein, whose protein sequence is MGHLLMVESWVGSMSRLLPRAIAEAGHTFTFLTRDLHHYLRSAPEGAEHPLLGARNVITADTNDLPSLLPQAAGLHEVLGFDGVLSSCDYYLPAVAEIAGHLGLPGPTARSVTAACRKDETRRILGAAGAPGPRFAVCDGFAAAAVAANEIGYPLVFKPVDLCAGMFVRRVDDEKQLAEAHRALSAFPVNARGQLRSSTVLLEELLDGPEVSVETVSFDGRTQVVGVTDKSVGGAPGFVETGHVFPAPLGADETAAAVETALAALAGLGLDGVVAHTEIKLTADGPRVVEVNPRPAGNRITELVRHVTGIDLAGACVDLALGREPDLASRPTGVGSAAIGFLLPPGPDDGVLEGYDTAAGLDTAEELAALPGVLEARLAAPGARVRPVADNNGYLGHIMAAGNENGSARERVAELLGAVRPRVVAAR, encoded by the coding sequence ATGGGGCATCTGTTGATGGTCGAGAGCTGGGTCGGGTCGATGAGCCGGCTGTTGCCACGCGCAATCGCCGAGGCCGGGCACACGTTCACGTTCCTGACCCGCGATCTGCACCACTACCTGCGGTCCGCGCCCGAGGGGGCGGAGCATCCACTGCTCGGCGCCCGTAACGTCATCACCGCCGACACCAACGACCTGCCCTCGCTGCTGCCCCAAGCAGCCGGGTTGCACGAGGTGTTGGGCTTCGACGGGGTGCTGAGTTCCTGCGACTACTACCTGCCGGCGGTGGCCGAGATCGCCGGGCACCTGGGCCTGCCGGGCCCCACCGCGCGGTCCGTCACCGCGGCCTGTCGCAAGGACGAGACCCGCCGCATCCTGGGGGCGGCCGGGGCCCCGGGCCCGCGCTTCGCGGTCTGTGACGGCTTCGCCGCGGCGGCGGTCGCGGCGAACGAGATCGGCTATCCGCTGGTGTTCAAGCCGGTGGATCTATGTGCGGGGATGTTCGTACGGCGCGTCGACGACGAGAAGCAGCTGGCGGAGGCCCACCGCGCTCTGAGCGCCTTTCCGGTCAATGCGCGTGGCCAGCTGCGCTCCTCCACCGTCCTGTTGGAGGAGCTGCTGGACGGGCCCGAAGTCAGCGTCGAGACGGTGTCGTTCGACGGGCGTACGCAGGTGGTCGGTGTCACCGACAAGAGTGTGGGCGGTGCGCCCGGGTTCGTCGAGACCGGCCATGTGTTCCCCGCTCCGCTGGGCGCCGATGAGACGGCTGCCGCCGTGGAGACCGCGCTCGCGGCCCTCGCCGGCCTCGGCCTGGACGGTGTCGTCGCCCATACCGAGATCAAGCTCACCGCCGACGGACCACGGGTCGTCGAGGTCAACCCGCGCCCGGCGGGCAACCGCATCACCGAACTCGTCCGGCATGTCACCGGTATCGACCTGGCCGGCGCCTGCGTGGACCTCGCCCTGGGGCGCGAACCCGACCTGGCCTCCCGTCCGACGGGCGTGGGCAGCGCCGCGATCGGCTTTCTGCTGCCGCCCGGTCCCGACGACGGTGTGCTGGAGGGGTACGACACCGCCGCGGGGCTGGATACCGCGGAGGAGCTGGCGGCGCTGCCCGGCGTACTGGAGGCGCGGCTCGCCGCACCGGGGGCACGGGTGCGGCCCGTCGCCGACAACAACGGCTACCTGGGCCACATCATGGCTGCCGGCAACGAGAACGGCTCGGCACGGGAGCGCGTCGCGGAGCTGCTCGGCGCGGTGCGGCCGCGGGTGGTGGCGGCCCGATGA
- a CDS encoding PLP-dependent cysteine synthase family protein: MITAEAGELGARDADAGLLALLGRTPLARISGDLPGPHPGFWAKLEGHGVGGMKARAAVSMLLGARERGELRPGAPVVESTSGTLGIGLAFAGQALGHPVVLVGDIELEPSMRRLLRAYGARLELVDRPAEHGGWQAARLARLRELLDGLPGAYWPDQYNNPDNTAGYASLAGELSAELPRLDVLVCSVGTGGHSAGIVAPLRRRWPALRLIGVDATGSTIFGQPARPRLMRGLGSSIHPRNVAYAAFDEVHWVGPAESADACRRLARTSFVSGGWSTGAAALVAAWAARTQPGAVVATVFPDGPHRYLSTVFDDDFTTVHGVDCAAARTRPVEIPHPGAAEATGWTRCTTVVDPCDTGTPAEPASPHPPQEAPA; this comes from the coding sequence ATGATCACCGCGGAAGCCGGGGAACTGGGTGCACGCGACGCCGATGCCGGCCTGCTGGCACTGCTGGGGCGTACCCCGCTGGCCAGGATCAGCGGCGATCTGCCCGGCCCGCACCCCGGGTTCTGGGCCAAGCTCGAAGGGCACGGCGTCGGCGGGATGAAGGCCCGCGCGGCGGTGTCCATGCTGCTCGGCGCCCGTGAGCGCGGTGAACTGCGGCCCGGTGCGCCGGTGGTGGAGTCCACGTCCGGCACCCTCGGCATCGGTCTCGCGTTCGCCGGGCAGGCGCTGGGCCACCCCGTCGTGCTGGTCGGTGACATCGAGCTGGAGCCGTCGATGCGGCGGCTGCTGCGGGCCTACGGGGCGCGCCTCGAACTCGTCGACCGTCCGGCGGAGCACGGCGGCTGGCAGGCGGCGCGGCTGGCCCGGCTGCGCGAACTGCTCGACGGGCTGCCCGGTGCGTACTGGCCCGACCAGTACAACAACCCCGACAACACCGCCGGTTACGCCTCGCTCGCCGGTGAGCTGTCCGCCGAACTGCCGCGGCTGGACGTCCTGGTGTGCAGCGTCGGCACCGGTGGGCACAGCGCGGGCATCGTGGCGCCGCTGCGCCGCCGCTGGCCCGCGCTGCGGCTGATCGGGGTGGACGCCACCGGCTCGACGATCTTCGGGCAGCCGGCCAGGCCCCGGCTGATGCGCGGCCTGGGCAGCAGCATTCATCCGCGCAATGTGGCCTATGCGGCGTTCGACGAGGTGCACTGGGTCGGCCCGGCCGAGTCCGCGGACGCCTGCCGGCGGCTGGCCCGTACGAGCTTTGTCAGCGGCGGCTGGAGCACCGGGGCCGCCGCGCTGGTCGCTGCCTGGGCGGCCCGGACGCAGCCCGGCGCGGTCGTCGCGACGGTGTTCCCCGACGGGCCGCACCGCTATCTGTCCACCGTCTTCGACGACGACTTCACCACGGTGCACGGGGTGGACTGCGCGGCGGCGCGCACCCGCCCCGTCGAGATCCCGCACCCCGGCGCGGCGGAGGCGACCGGCTGGACCCGCTGCACGACCGTCGTGGACCCGTGCGACACCGGAACACCCGCCGAACCCGCTTCACCACACCCCCCACAGGAGGCCCCCGCATGA
- a CDS encoding MFS transporter produces the protein MQTWREMREFPLAIRLLLVNQLGVNTGFYLLIPYLATHMSDDLGMSAAVVGIVLGVRNLSQQGLFLIGGSAADRLGARRVIIAGCALRTLGFALFALGDGLPVLLAASVLSGLAGALFNPAVRAYLAQEAGGRKAEAFALFNVFATTGALIGPLLGSALLLVDFRASAVTAAAIFALLTVAQAVVLPVREVPPATSSVLGDWREVLRNRAFLAFALAMVGMFTMENQLYLLLPDGAREATGWAGAAGIVFLTGTLANLTLQLRLTRRLKERGSRGRWVAVGLALMGLAFIPPMAVAGGGHPDGTGAAVVALLPVLAGALLLYLGVMIAQPFVMELIPAFGRAELTGTYFGVFYVVSGLAAAAGNTVVGWAMDAGGARGAKWLPWACCVAFGLVSAAGVWRLRRLGALPERTPDPGTPASTVKAKSA, from the coding sequence GTGCAGACCTGGCGTGAGATGCGGGAGTTCCCGCTCGCGATCCGCCTGCTGCTGGTCAACCAGCTCGGCGTGAACACCGGCTTCTATCTGCTCATCCCCTATCTGGCCACGCACATGAGCGACGACCTGGGGATGTCGGCGGCGGTCGTCGGGATCGTGCTGGGCGTACGCAACCTCAGTCAGCAAGGGCTGTTCCTCATCGGCGGTTCGGCCGCCGACCGGCTCGGCGCCCGTCGCGTGATCATCGCCGGATGTGCGCTGCGGACCCTGGGCTTCGCGCTGTTCGCGCTCGGCGACGGACTGCCGGTGCTGCTCGCCGCGTCCGTGCTCAGCGGGCTGGCCGGAGCCCTGTTCAACCCGGCCGTACGGGCCTACCTGGCGCAGGAGGCGGGCGGCCGGAAGGCGGAGGCGTTCGCGCTGTTCAACGTCTTCGCGACGACCGGGGCGCTGATCGGCCCGCTGCTGGGCAGTGCGCTGCTGCTCGTCGACTTCCGGGCCTCGGCGGTCACCGCGGCGGCGATCTTCGCGCTGCTGACCGTCGCCCAGGCGGTCGTCCTCCCCGTACGCGAGGTGCCGCCGGCGACATCCAGTGTGCTCGGCGACTGGCGCGAAGTGCTCCGCAACCGGGCGTTCCTGGCGTTCGCGCTGGCCATGGTCGGCATGTTCACCATGGAGAACCAGCTGTATCTGCTGCTGCCCGACGGGGCGCGGGAGGCGACCGGCTGGGCGGGCGCGGCCGGGATCGTGTTCCTGACCGGGACGCTCGCCAATCTGACGCTTCAGCTGCGGCTGACCCGGAGGCTCAAGGAACGGGGCAGCCGCGGTCGTTGGGTCGCTGTCGGACTGGCCTTGATGGGGCTGGCGTTCATCCCGCCGATGGCGGTGGCGGGCGGCGGCCACCCGGACGGAACCGGCGCGGCGGTCGTCGCGCTGCTGCCGGTGCTGGCGGGGGCACTGCTGCTCTACCTCGGCGTGATGATCGCCCAGCCGTTCGTGATGGAGCTGATCCCGGCCTTCGGCCGCGCCGAGCTGACCGGTACGTACTTCGGCGTCTTCTACGTCGTGTCCGGGCTGGCGGCCGCCGCGGGGAACACGGTGGTGGGCTGGGCGATGGATGCCGGCGGGGCGCGCGGGGCCAAGTGGCTGCCTTGGGCGTGCTGCGTCGCCTTCGGGCTGGTTTCGGCGGCGGGGGTTTGGCGGCTGCGGCGGCTGGGCGCGCTGCCGGAGCGTACGCCCGACCCGGGCACGCCCGCGTCGACCGTGAAGGCGAAGAGCGCATAA
- the mscL gene encoding large conductance mechanosensitive channel protein MscL: MSENKGVLQGFKEFLMRGNVIELAVAVVVGAAFTNIVQAVVKGVINPVIGALGSQNLDHYKSCLSASCKQDKKTGEFTDGIYILWGSVLSAALTFLITAAVVYFLMILPMNKWKARLDAKKPVDDTPAGPTEIELLTEIRDALIAQRDGSPGPNGSTAGAIINQKSQ, translated from the coding sequence GTGAGCGAGAACAAGGGCGTCCTGCAGGGATTCAAGGAATTCCTGATGCGCGGCAACGTCATAGAACTCGCGGTCGCGGTCGTCGTCGGTGCGGCGTTCACCAACATCGTCCAGGCCGTGGTCAAGGGCGTGATCAACCCGGTCATCGGCGCGCTCGGCTCGCAGAACCTCGACCATTACAAGTCCTGCCTCAGCGCCTCCTGCAAGCAGGACAAGAAAACGGGCGAGTTCACCGACGGCATCTACATCCTGTGGGGCTCGGTGCTCAGCGCGGCGCTGACGTTCCTGATCACCGCGGCCGTCGTCTACTTCCTCATGATCCTTCCGATGAACAAGTGGAAGGCCCGCCTGGACGCCAAGAAGCCGGTCGACGACACCCCGGCGGGACCGACCGAGATCGAGCTCCTCACCGAGATCCGCGACGCCCTGATCGCTCAGCGCGACGGCTCGCCCGGCCCGAACGGCTCCACCGCGGGCGCGATCATCAACCAGAAGTCTCAGTAG
- a CDS encoding FmdB family zinc ribbon protein has product MPTYQYQCTACGEGLEAVQKFTDDALTECPSCAGRLKKVYSAVGIVFKGSGFYRNDSRGSSSSGSAAKSSSATSGASSSSSDSSSSSSSSSSSDAKSSTSSTSASAGSSAA; this is encoded by the coding sequence GTGCCGACCTACCAGTACCAGTGCACCGCGTGCGGCGAGGGCCTTGAAGCGGTCCAGAAGTTCACCGACGACGCGCTCACCGAGTGCCCCAGCTGCGCCGGACGTCTCAAGAAGGTGTACTCCGCGGTCGGCATCGTCTTCAAGGGCTCCGGTTTCTACCGCAACGACAGCCGCGGCTCGTCGTCCAGCGGCAGCGCCGCGAAGTCCTCCTCGGCCACGAGCGGTGCGTCGTCCTCGTCCTCGGACTCATCGAGCTCCAGCTCCTCGTCGAGCAGCTCCGACGCCAAGTCGTCGACCTCGTCCACCTCGGCGTCCGCCGGCAGCTCGGCCGCCTGA